CCACGCAACAGCAGCCCTATGGTACTGCCCGTACCATAGGGCTTAAGCCCAGGTAGCTCAGTGGTAGAGCACTTCCTTGGTAAGGAAGAGGTCTCGGGTCCGACTCCCGATCTGGGCTCTTAACCAATTGGAGATAAAATCATGGCAAAAGAACATTTTGACAGAAGCAAGCCGCACTGCAACATTGGCACCATCGGCCACGTTGACCACGGTAAAACCACCCTCACCGCCGCTAT
This genomic window from Fibrobacter sp. UWP2 contains:
- a CDS encoding GTP-binding protein is translated as MAKEHFDRSKPHCNIGTIGHVDHGKTTLTAA